A region from the Musa acuminata AAA Group cultivar baxijiao chromosome BXJ1-10, Cavendish_Baxijiao_AAA, whole genome shotgun sequence genome encodes:
- the LOC103969849 gene encoding transcription factor WRKY19-like, whose amino-acid sequence MCSAWDLSLLLRLLAQAEEQTRQLEANLGDASAADHCRSLVQQISSALKEAVSMARLMDSEGPQQPAWHGNAAVDLPRWSSEGLWSENSETVLKEQERREMCKKRKTLPKWTIQVQVSGSQAGGVPEDGYSWRKYGQKEILGTRHRRGYYRCTRSNSVGCLASKQVQRSDRDPCVFHVNYRGEHTCLDNLQARLHNEAPTILEARHHLQDQQLPLCPKTSFMEMQDHNLVSSFSFPSTPLSSFEPKNQIFSYTNPMENDHSSSFSSPFMSPPTSESNYFAVSPCQTSSYGGGTADAAFKPPHVEFDPIFSIDTSKFF is encoded by the exons ATGTGTAGCGCGTGGGATCTCAGTTTGCTGCTGAGGTTGCTGGCTCAGGCTGAGGAGCAAACGAGGCAGCTGGAAGCTAATCTGGGAGATGCTTCCGCTGCCGATCATTGCAGATCATTGGTGCAACAGATAAGTTCTGCTTTGAAGGAAGCCGTTTCCATGGCTAGACTGATGGACTCCGAAGGGCCGCAGCAGCCGGCATGGCACGGTAACGCAGCAGTAGACTTGCCTCGATGGAGCAGCGAAGGCCTGTGGAGCGAGAACTCGGAGACGGTCCTCAAAGAACAAGAACGCAGGGAGATGTGCAAGAAGAG GAAAACTCTACCCAAATGGACGATCCAAGTTCAGGTCTCCGGCAGCCAAGCGGGCGGAGTACCAGAAGACGGCTATAGCTGGAGGAAATACGGCCAGAAGGAGATCCTTGGAACCAGGCATCGAAG AGGCTACTACAGATGCACTCGCAGCAACAGCGTCGGATGTCTTGCATCGAAGCAAGTGCAGAGATCCGATCGAGACCCCTGCGTCTTCCACGTTAATTACCGAGGGGAACACACTTGCCTGGACAACCTGCAAGCGCGTCTCCATAATGAAGCTCCAACGATACTTGAAGCACGGCATCATCTCCAAGACCAGCAGTTGCCTCTGTGTCCTAAAACAAGTTTCATGGAGATGCAAGATCACAACCTagtttcttccttctcttttccttCCACACCACTCAGTAGCTTTGAGCCTAAGAACCAGATCTTCTCGTACACAAACCCCATGGAGAATGACCATTCAAGCAGCTTCTCTTCCCCATTCATGTCGCCACCTACCTCAGAATCGAACTACTTCGCAGTGTCTCCATGCCAGACGAGCAGCTATGGAGGGGGAACTGCTGATGCAGCTTTCAAGCCCCCTCATGTGGAGTTTGATCCAATTTTCTCCATTGATACTTCGAAATTCTTCTGA
- the LOC135596052 gene encoding mitochondrial carrier protein MTM1-like isoform X2: MSASEKATSSPSPSTSPSPPFHLSSSDSKMGFAERAISAAGAALVSSIIVNPLDVAKTRLQTQAAGVPYNTSQHQICMDVRCYPSYIFGERYCASTCCPSDHSRYKGTLDVFYKVIKQEGFVRLWRGTNASLVLAVPTAFKASRAGGKPPGIRTTLLGVLSPSRSNNHLEKIEGYRVLWMGAGAQLARDVPFSAICWSTLEPIRRRLLGLVGEDGNAAGVLGANFLAGYVAGSLAAAVTCPLDVAKTRRQIEKDPERMLKTTTRQTIVQVWRSEGAKGLFTGVGPRVGRAGPSVGIVVSFYEVVKYFLHR, from the exons ATGTCGGCCTCCGAGAAGGCCACGTCCTCCCCTTCCCCCTCCacttctccctctcctcctttccACCTGTCTTCCTCCGACTCCAAGATGGGCTTCGCCGAGCGAGCCATCTCCGCCGCCGGCGCCGCCCTCGTTTCCTCCATCATCGTCAATCCCCTCGACGTCGCAAAG ACAAGGTTGCAAACACAAGCAGCTGGAGTACCATATAACACTTCGCAGCATCAG ATTTGCATGGATGTTAGGTGTTACCCATCATATATCTTTGGTGAAAGATACTGTGCAAGCACATGTTGTCCTTCTGATCATTCCCGGTACAAGGGAACACTGGATGTTTTCTACAAGGTGATTAAGCAG GAAGGATTTGTTAGATTGTGGAGGGGTACTAATGCGAGCTTAGTATTGGCTGTACCAACT GCGTTCAAAGCATCTCGAGCTGGAGGTAAGCCACCAGGAATACGGACGACTCTACTCGGCGTTCTCTCACCAAGCAGGAGTAACAATCACCTTGAGAAAA TTGAAGGGTACCGTGTGCTGTGGATGGGTGCAGGAGCACAGCTTGCTCGAGATGTTCCTTTTTCTGCCATTTGCTGGTCGACTCTTGAGCCA ATTAGAAGGCGCCTACTTGGGCTAGTTGGTGAGGATGGCAATGCGGCTGGTGTTCTTGGGGCGAACTTTTTAGCGGGTTATGTTGCGGGCAGTCTTGCTGCTGCCGTGACATGCCCTCTGGATGTTGCAAAAACTCGGAGACAGATAGAG AAGGATCCGGAGAGAATGCTGAAAACAACCACAAGGCAAACCATCGTACAAGTTTGGAG GAGCGAAGGAGCGAAGGGGCTTTTCACGGGCGTTGGACCGCGCGTGGGACGTGCAGGGCCTTCCGTGGGAATCGTGGTTTCCTTTTATGAGGTCGTCAAGTATTTTCTGCATAGATAG
- the LOC135596050 gene encoding protein trichome birefringence-like 25 isoform X1, which yields MGMDWEPWPPLQRKSNHVFVKLLVLVLLLGLSFRLLFSRSAVFLPVSESPAAVAETASSTAVVVGVVGDAEPREGSPLTDSAAPVTEEVFDDGKASQQGTISNADKCDLFTGEWIPNPSGPAYTNASCRFIEYPQNCLKNGRPDTGYLFWRWKPHGCDVPPFNAEKFLNAMRNKSWGLIGDSILRNHAQSLICLLSKAEEAVEVYHADQYKSRRWLFPSHNFTLSLIWTPFLIKAEIFENDDGESKSENRLHIDTLDKKWTSQYNNFDYVVISGGQWFLKTAIYMENNKVIGCHYCPKLNMSEVSLEYAYSKILNSVYNFVTTSGHKPVVIYRTWTPDHFEYGEWFSGGVCNRTVPYKIGEFNGSNVDHVMRKIEVEEFRRAVVVEGSETGVRLKLLDTYELSWLRPDAHSGPYRKFHPFDKDKNAKVQNDCLHWCLPGAIDTWNDLIMELILGE from the exons ATGGGGATGGATTGGGAACCGTGGCCGCCGTTGCAGCGCAAGAGCAACCACGTTTTCGTCAAGCTTCTCGTCCTCGTGCTTCTCCTCGGCCTCTCCTTCCGCCTCCTCTTCTCCCGCTCCGCCGTGTTCCTCCCCGTGTCGGAGTCACCCGCCGCCGTGGCCGAGACCGCATCCTCCACGGCGGTGGTTGTCGGCGTCGTCGGGGATGCAGAGCCGCGCGAAG GCTCACCATTAACAGACTCAGCTGCTCCAGTTACAGAAGAGGTCTTCGATGATGGAAAGGCTTCTCAACAAG GCACCATAAGCAATGCAGATAAATGTGATCTTTTTACTGGGGAATGGATCCCGAATCCTTCGGGACCGGCATACACCAATGCAAGCTGCAGATTTATAGAATATCCTCAGAACTGTTTGAAGAATGGGCGTCCTGATACAGGATACCTCTTCTGGAGATGGAAACCACATGGTTGTGATGTTCCTCCATTCAATGCCGAGAAATTTCTGAATGCTATGCGGAACAAGAGTTGGGGACTGATTGGTGATTCAATTCTTCGCAACCATGCACAGTCATTGATCTGTCTTCTTTCTAAG GCTGAAGAAGCTGTCGAGGTCTACCATGCTGATCAATACAAATCAAGAAGATGGCTCTTCCCCTCTCACAACTTCACTCTCTCACTTATCTGGACCCCTTTCCTGATTAAAGCAGAGATCTTTGAAAATGATGATGGTGAGTCAAAATCTGAAAATAGGCTCCACATCGACACCCTCGATAAAAAGTGGACAAGTCAGTATAACAACTTCGACTATGTGGTAATATCTGGTGGTCAGTGGTTTTTGAAAACCGCAATCTACATGGAGAATAACAAAGTCATCGGCTGCCACTATTGCCCTAAGCTGAACATGTCAGAAGTCAGTTTGGAGTATGCGTATAGTAAAATCCTTAATTCTGTATATAATTTCGTCACTACTTCTGGGCACAAACCCGTTGTCATTTATAGGACATGGACACCAGACCACTTTGAATATGGGGAGTGGTTTAGCGGCGGGGTCTGTAACAGGACCGTGCCATATAAGATAGGGGAGTTCAACGGCAGTAATGTCGACCATGTGATGAGAAAAATCGAGGTGGAGGAGTTCAGAAGGGCGGTGGTGGTCGAAGGTTCAGAGACGGGGGTGCGCCTGAAACTCCTGGACACTTACGAACTCTCCTGGCTACGGCCTGATGCTCATTCGGGTCCCTACAGGAAATTCCATCCATTCGACAAGGATAAGAACGCTAAGGTTCAGAATGACTGCCTGCACTGGTGCTTGCCTGGCGCAATTGATACTTGGAATGATCTAATTATGGAGCTCATACTGGGTGAGTGA
- the LOC135596048 gene encoding probable polygalacturonase, which yields MAPFRALVGVAALLPLLLQCSVAVTEVSCSDIVPMKWRREVISITDFGAVGDGRTLNTWPFKKAIYRIQHLRSRGGTLLYIPPGVWLTGSFSLTSHMTLYLARGAVIKATQDTWNWPLVDPLPSYGRGRELPGRRYVSFIQGDGISDVIITGENGTIDGQGDVWWNMWRQRSLHFTRPNLLEFKNSRDVIISNVVFQNSPFWNIHPVYCSNVVIKYVTVLAPYDSPNTDGIDPDSSSNVCIEDAHIATGDDLVAIKSGWDEYGIAYGRPSSGITIRRLQGSSPFSGIAIGSETSGGVENVLVENINLYNTGFGIHIKTNAGRGGYIRNVTVVNVSMNKVRKGIRIAGDVGDHPDEYFNRYAMPTVDGVTIKNVWGVDIQQPGSIEGIRSSPFTRICLSNVKLWGALMHYEQPWKCMDVSGAALGVQPWPCSQLTGTFSAGFCSSAF from the exons ATGGCTCCTTTTCGAGCCTTGGTGGGGGTGGCAGCCCTACTGCCTCTGCTGCTGCAATGCAGCGTGGCGGTGACGGAAGTGTCGTGCTCCGACATAGTGCCGATGAAGTGGCGAAGGGAGGTGATATCGATCACCGACTTCGGAGCGGTGGGCGACGGGAGGACGCTCAACACTTGGCCCTTCAAGAAGGCCATATACAGAATCCAGCACCTTCGGAGCAGGGGAGGAACCCTTCTCTACATCCCTCCCGGTGTTTGGCTCACAGGGAGCTTCAGCCTAACCAGCCACATGACCCTTTACCTGGCCCGAGGAGCTGTCATCAAGGCTACCCAG GATACATGGAACTGGCCTCTGGTAGACCCTTTACCATCATATGGAAGAGGGAGAGAGTTGCCCGGCAGGAGATACGTGAGCTTCATTCAAGGAGATGGAATCAGCGACGtgataattacag GTGAGAATGGGACGATTGATGGTCAAGGTGATGTGTGGTGGAACATGTGGAGACAAAGATCTCTCCATTTCACCAGACCAAATCTCTTGGAGTTCAAGAACTCCAGAGATGTTATCATCTCCAATGTGGTCTTTCAAAACTCTCCATTTTGGAATATCCACCCTGTATATTGCAG CAATGTGGTGATAAAGTATGTGACAGTGTTGGCTCCGTATGACTCTCCTAACACTGATGGAATAGATCCAG ATTCCAGCTCAAATGTCTGCATTGAGGATGCTCATATTGCAACCGGAGATGATTTGGTGGCCATAAAGAGCGGGTGGGATGAGTATGGAATCGCTTATGGCCGTCCCAGTTCTGGCATCACGATCCGAAGGCTCCAAGGATCTTCACCGTTTTCTGGGATCGCCATCGGAAGTGAAACCTCAGGCGGGGTGGAGAACGTCTTGGTGGAGAACATCAACCTCTACAACACCGGATTCGGCATCCACATCAAGACCAACGCAGGCAGGGGAGGGTACATAAGAAACGTGACAGTCGTCAATGTGAGCATGAACAAGGTCCGCAAGGGGATCAGAATTGCAGGGGATGTTGGTGACCATCCCGACGAGTACTTCAATCGATACGCGATGCCGACGGTGGACGGTGTGACGATCAAGAACGTGTGGGGCGTCGACATCCAGCAGCCTGGATCGATAGAAGGCATCAGGAGTTCGCCCTTTACTCGAATATGCCTGTCCAATGTCAAGCTCTGGGGTGCTTTGATGCATTACGAGCAGCCATGGAAGTGCATGGACGTTAGCGGAGCTGCTCTCGGGGTCCAGCCATGGCCGTGCTCACAGCTCACCGGCACCTTTAGCGCAGGGTTTTGTTCGAGTGCTTTCTAA
- the LOC135596049 gene encoding uncharacterized protein LOC135596049: MGDQRTDLYFVFMSFDPNDERLRADRWVKEWRRLDAYLCKKHGRLLAKLLQPNTYKKKSSLAIVDGCTVEISKEQAAILGSAKEVRVVEKNQELA, from the exons ATGGGAGATCAGAGAACTGATCTTTACTTCGTCTTCATGAGTTTTGATCCCAACGACGAGCGCCTGCGTGCGGATCGGTGGGT GAAGGAATGGAGGCGGCTTGATGCCTACCTGTGCAAGAAGCACGGCCGGTTGCTGGCAAAGCTTCTCCAGCCAAACACCTACAAGAAGAAATCTTCCCTCGCCATCGTCGATGGCTGCACAGTGGAGATCTCCAAAGAGCAG GCAGCCATTCTTGGATCTGCCAAGGAAGTGAGGGTGGTCGAGAAGAACCAAGAGCTGGCTTGA
- the LOC103968903 gene encoding uncharacterized protein LOC103968903, with amino-acid sequence MAEEGFGAKVRVVRCPKCEKLLPELADFLVYRCGGCGTTLQAKKAVPGMGISPEKSDGENIKYLEVLEHNTEKKGIASNASTETDHEVGRAESRIRESLPHGKSMTEGEDSGLMNKLITSKLDSIPMENGTDTRNVTAFGKPEIESGRDTKLHVDEPRLPQPTLARRAEERDQAPRDTTVDVQPVPLLDEGPTDRHRNPSHVYCNGEGRSRQTMDDASKVGYLEQDRAKLLRMLDELRDQVQQTCEASDKKKASAPVDRMAGSSSCYGQHDHATWFPESSSSSYLNQSRCFPIPHDHNTAMLNFYSNVPIQSDIAGYGDPFVHKRVPFHLSSEYPQRQVDSFLYGQFEPDPVMPYYHDGFCHQPACSCLHCYQRPFSLPARAPPTVLGHQRTPYPVNNHEFYAVDGPSIFGTRSSNLRVGNAPLHRLEPRSHCRIKFSKNNARSCRPIDGAAPFTICSSCFELLQLPEKSLPLKKNKFKLRCGSCFKLMTIQYDGSRIVISAPTPDSHMSSVNNNSSLNSPVNGALSTDEKLVLPYIFTINDHEMIEKGHGQHLSESEKMHGFSLSSSTSGHADSPESVISQKDVPTSPGVPLEAQVISRVSSLPLREHFGYSLSDEAADGSGNGSGSKRSDHVRNLSLSGNFRQNSTKDVLVATERGLSEDEDLPAGLSQDSWDMASKDETQPRIIKAGDSFFAGLIKKSFRPFNQSVGHGRFKVSINNHQIPDRLVKKAEKQAGPIYHGDYWYDYRAGFWGVMGHPCLGIIPPFIEEFNYPMPKNCAGGNTGVLVNGRELHQKDLDLLIGRGLPVTRDCSYIIEISGKVWDESSGEEIDSLGKLAPTIEKVKHGFGMRVPKVFA; translated from the exons ATGGCAGAAGAGGGATTTGGAGCGAAGGTTCGTGTGGTGCGGTGCCCCAAATGCGAGAAACTTCTCCCAGAGCTCGCCGACTTCTTGGTGTACCGTTGCGGTGGATGCGGCACTACCCTGCAAG CCAAGAAAGCTGTTCCAGGCATGGGGATTTCGCCCGAGAAATCTGATGGGGAAAACATCAAATACCTTGAGGTGTTGGAGCATAATACAGAGAAGAAGGGGATCGCTTCAAACGCAAGCACTGAGACCGATCACGAGGTCGGTAGAGCTGAGAGCAGGATAAGGGAGTCACTACCGCATGGTAAATCCATGACTGAAGGTGAAGATAGTGGTCTGATGAATAAACTCATCACCTCAAAGTTGGACAGTATTCCCATGGAAAATGGAACCGACACCCGAAATGTGACTGCATTTGGTAAACCAGAGATAGAGAGTGGAAGAGACACCAAACTACATGTAGACGAACCTCGTTTACCTCAGCCAACACTAGCCCGGAGAGCCGAAGAGAGGGATCAAGCACCGAGAGATACCACGGTAGATGTTCAGCCTGTTCCTCTTCTTGATGAAGGCCCAACTGATCGTCATCGGAATCCAAGCCATGTTTACTGCAATGGTGAGGGTCGAAGTAGGCAGACCATGGATGATGCTAGCAAAGTAGGCTACCTTGAACAAGACAGAGCAAAGCTTCTGAGAATGCTTGATGAGCTGAGAGATCAAGTACAGCAAACTTGTGAGGCCTCAGACAAGAAGAAGGCAAGTGCTCCTGTGGATAGGATGGCAGGTTCGTCGAGTTGCTATGGCCAACATGACCATGCTACATGGTTTCCTGAGAgctcatcatcatcatacctGAATCAATCTCGTTGTTTCCCAATACCGCATGATCATAATACAGCCATGCTAAATTTTTATTCTAATGTGCCAATTCAGAGTGACATAGCTGGTTATGGGGATCCATTTGTTCATAAGAGAGTTCCCTTCCACCTATCCAGTGAGTATCCACAGAGACAAGTGGACAGTTTCCTTTATGGACAGTTTGAACCTGATCctgttatgccttactatcatgatGGTTTCTGTCATCAGCCCGCGTGCTCATGTTTGCATTGCTACCAGAGACCATTTTCGCTTCCTGCAAGAGCCCCACCGACAGTCTTGGGTCATCAGAGGACTCCATATCCTGTCAATAATCATGAGTTCTATGCAGTTGATGGTCCCTCAATTTTTGGTACCAGAAGCTCTAATTTAAGGGTTGGTAATGCCCCCTTGCATAGACTAGAGCCAAGATCACACTGTAGAATCAAGTTCAGCAAGAATAATGCACGATCCTGTCGACCCATTGATGGTGCTGCCCCATTTACTATTTGTTCTAGTTGTTTTGAACTGCTGCAACTACCTGAAAAATCCTTGCCGCTGAAAAAGAATAAGTTTAAGCTGCGTTGTGGATCTTGCTTTAAGTTAATGACAATCCAGTATGATGGAAGCAGGATCGTTATATCTGCCCCCACTCCAGACTCGCATATGTCTTCTGTGAATAATAACTCCTCCCTTAATAGCCCAGTCAATGGTGCCCTGTCTACTGATGAAAAACTAGTTCTGCCTTACATTTTCACAATtaatgatcatgagatgattgaaaaGGGACACGGTCAACACTTGAGTGAATCAGAAAAAATGCATGGTTTCTCCTTGTCATCTAGTACATCTGGACATGCTGACAGCCCAGAAAGTGTGATTTCGCAGAAGGATGTTCCTACCTCACCTGGGGTCCCTTTAGAAGCTCAGGTGATTTCTCGAGTTTCAAGTTTGCCACTTCGTGAACATTTTGGCTACTCACTGTCTGATGAAGCAGCTGATGGATCTGGAAATGGAAGCGGGAGTAAACGTTCTGATCATGTGAGAAATCTATCATTAAGTGGAAACTTCAGGCAAAATTCAACAAAAGATGTACTAGTGGCTACTGAGAGGGGCTTGTCAGAGGATGAGGATTTACCTGCTGGTTTGTCTCAAGATTCATGGGATATGGCAAGTAAAGATGAAACTCAACCTAGGATCATCAAGGCTGGTGATTCATTCTTTGCTGGCCTTATAAAGAAGAGCTTTCGGCCTTTTAACCAATCAGTAGGTCATGGTAGATTTAAAGTTTCAATTAACAATCACCAAATCCCTGATCGTCTAGTTAAAAAGGCTGAAAAGCAAGCCGGTCCAATCTATCATGGTGATTATTG GTATGACTACCGTGCTGGATTTTGGGGTGTGATGGGGCATCCATGTCTTGGGATAATTCCT CCATTTATTGAAGAATTCAATTATCCTATGCCCAAGAACTGTGCCGGGGGAAATACTGGTGTTCTTGTGAATGGGAGAGAACTTCATCAGAAGGATTTGGATTTGCTCATTGGTCGAGGATTGCCAGTGACCAGAGATTGTTCCTATATAATTGAGATTTCTGGTAAAGTCTGGGATGAGTCATCTGGTGAAGAGATAGATAGTCTTGGCAAACTTGCTCCAAC AATTGAGAAGGTGAAGCATGGTTTTGGCATGCGTGTCCCCAAAGTGTTTGCTTAA
- the LOC135596050 gene encoding protein trichome birefringence-like 26 isoform X2, protein MLYLALAAFHSSSFSSSPLLYSDLWVAFYLWFTPPPPALFFVSLRPLRSPLTDSAAPVTEEVFDDGKASQQGTISNADKCDLFTGEWIPNPSGPAYTNASCRFIEYPQNCLKNGRPDTGYLFWRWKPHGCDVPPFNAEKFLNAMRNKSWGLIGDSILRNHAQSLICLLSKAEEAVEVYHADQYKSRRWLFPSHNFTLSLIWTPFLIKAEIFENDDGESKSENRLHIDTLDKKWTSQYNNFDYVVISGGQWFLKTAIYMENNKVIGCHYCPKLNMSEVSLEYAYSKILNSVYNFVTTSGHKPVVIYRTWTPDHFEYGEWFSGGVCNRTVPYKIGEFNGSNVDHVMRKIEVEEFRRAVVVEGSETGVRLKLLDTYELSWLRPDAHSGPYRKFHPFDKDKNAKVQNDCLHWCLPGAIDTWNDLIMELILGE, encoded by the exons ATGCTTTACCTTGCCCTAGCTGCTTTccattcttcttccttttcttcttcccctCTTCTTTACTCTGACCTGTGGGTTGCGTTTTACCTGTGGTTCACACCGCCACCTCCCGCCCTCTTCTTTGTCTCATTACGTCCGCTGC GCTCACCATTAACAGACTCAGCTGCTCCAGTTACAGAAGAGGTCTTCGATGATGGAAAGGCTTCTCAACAAG GCACCATAAGCAATGCAGATAAATGTGATCTTTTTACTGGGGAATGGATCCCGAATCCTTCGGGACCGGCATACACCAATGCAAGCTGCAGATTTATAGAATATCCTCAGAACTGTTTGAAGAATGGGCGTCCTGATACAGGATACCTCTTCTGGAGATGGAAACCACATGGTTGTGATGTTCCTCCATTCAATGCCGAGAAATTTCTGAATGCTATGCGGAACAAGAGTTGGGGACTGATTGGTGATTCAATTCTTCGCAACCATGCACAGTCATTGATCTGTCTTCTTTCTAAG GCTGAAGAAGCTGTCGAGGTCTACCATGCTGATCAATACAAATCAAGAAGATGGCTCTTCCCCTCTCACAACTTCACTCTCTCACTTATCTGGACCCCTTTCCTGATTAAAGCAGAGATCTTTGAAAATGATGATGGTGAGTCAAAATCTGAAAATAGGCTCCACATCGACACCCTCGATAAAAAGTGGACAAGTCAGTATAACAACTTCGACTATGTGGTAATATCTGGTGGTCAGTGGTTTTTGAAAACCGCAATCTACATGGAGAATAACAAAGTCATCGGCTGCCACTATTGCCCTAAGCTGAACATGTCAGAAGTCAGTTTGGAGTATGCGTATAGTAAAATCCTTAATTCTGTATATAATTTCGTCACTACTTCTGGGCACAAACCCGTTGTCATTTATAGGACATGGACACCAGACCACTTTGAATATGGGGAGTGGTTTAGCGGCGGGGTCTGTAACAGGACCGTGCCATATAAGATAGGGGAGTTCAACGGCAGTAATGTCGACCATGTGATGAGAAAAATCGAGGTGGAGGAGTTCAGAAGGGCGGTGGTGGTCGAAGGTTCAGAGACGGGGGTGCGCCTGAAACTCCTGGACACTTACGAACTCTCCTGGCTACGGCCTGATGCTCATTCGGGTCCCTACAGGAAATTCCATCCATTCGACAAGGATAAGAACGCTAAGGTTCAGAATGACTGCCTGCACTGGTGCTTGCCTGGCGCAATTGATACTTGGAATGATCTAATTATGGAGCTCATACTGGGTGAGTGA
- the LOC135596051 gene encoding uncharacterized protein LOC135596051, with product MVELPKPKSVVEPSPPSVPVRGGEEAAGWKGARYPNPPDPVNPDVATLRDQWRFAIRQYSRWYSHAWGTAILAGVSFFAIGWLIKGSNPLPSRAPEHADDRPSREATSTER from the exons ATGGTGGAGCTGCCCAAGCCCAAGTCGGTGGTGGAGCCTTCGCCCCCGTCTGTGCCGGTTCGCGGCGGCGAGGAGGCTGCGGGGTGGAAGGGGGCGCGCTACCCGAACCCGCCGGACCCAGTGAACCCCGACGTCGCGACGCTGAGGGACCAGTGGCGCTTCGCCATCCGGCAGTACAGTCGGTGGTACTCCCACGCCTGGGGCACCGCCATCCTCGCCGGCGTCTCCTTCTTCGCCATCGGGTGGCTGATCAAGGGCTCCAACCCTCTCCCTTCGCGGGCGCCCGAACACGCTGACGACCGGCCGTCGCGAGAGGCGACCAGCACCGAGAG GTGA
- the LOC135596052 gene encoding mitochondrial carrier protein MTM1-like isoform X1: MSASEKATSSPSPSTSPSPPFHLSSSDSKMGFAERAISAAGAALVSSIIVNPLDVAKTRLQTQAAGVPYNTSQHQICMDVRCYPSYIFGERYCASTCCPSDHSRYKGTLDVFYKVIKQEGFVRLWRGTNASLVLAVPTVGIYLPCYDMLRNWMDGIAVNSYPNLTPYVPLLAGSAARTLACLACSPIELARTRMQAFKASRAGGKPPGIRTTLLGVLSPSRSNNHLEKIEGYRVLWMGAGAQLARDVPFSAICWSTLEPIRRRLLGLVGEDGNAAGVLGANFLAGYVAGSLAAAVTCPLDVAKTRRQIEKDPERMLKTTTRQTIVQVWRSEGAKGLFTGVGPRVGRAGPSVGIVVSFYEVVKYFLHR, encoded by the exons ATGTCGGCCTCCGAGAAGGCCACGTCCTCCCCTTCCCCCTCCacttctccctctcctcctttccACCTGTCTTCCTCCGACTCCAAGATGGGCTTCGCCGAGCGAGCCATCTCCGCCGCCGGCGCCGCCCTCGTTTCCTCCATCATCGTCAATCCCCTCGACGTCGCAAAG ACAAGGTTGCAAACACAAGCAGCTGGAGTACCATATAACACTTCGCAGCATCAG ATTTGCATGGATGTTAGGTGTTACCCATCATATATCTTTGGTGAAAGATACTGTGCAAGCACATGTTGTCCTTCTGATCATTCCCGGTACAAGGGAACACTGGATGTTTTCTACAAGGTGATTAAGCAG GAAGGATTTGTTAGATTGTGGAGGGGTACTAATGCGAGCTTAGTATTGGCTGTACCAACT GTGGGGATATATTTACCTTGCTATGACATGTTGCGCAATTGGATGGACGGTATCGCTGTCAATAGTTACCCTAATCTAACACCTTATGTTCCCCTACTTGCTGGTTCAGCTGCACGCACATTAGCTTGTCTAGCTTGCTCTCCTATTGAGTTGGCAAGAACACGTATGCAG GCGTTCAAAGCATCTCGAGCTGGAGGTAAGCCACCAGGAATACGGACGACTCTACTCGGCGTTCTCTCACCAAGCAGGAGTAACAATCACCTTGAGAAAA TTGAAGGGTACCGTGTGCTGTGGATGGGTGCAGGAGCACAGCTTGCTCGAGATGTTCCTTTTTCTGCCATTTGCTGGTCGACTCTTGAGCCA ATTAGAAGGCGCCTACTTGGGCTAGTTGGTGAGGATGGCAATGCGGCTGGTGTTCTTGGGGCGAACTTTTTAGCGGGTTATGTTGCGGGCAGTCTTGCTGCTGCCGTGACATGCCCTCTGGATGTTGCAAAAACTCGGAGACAGATAGAG AAGGATCCGGAGAGAATGCTGAAAACAACCACAAGGCAAACCATCGTACAAGTTTGGAG GAGCGAAGGAGCGAAGGGGCTTTTCACGGGCGTTGGACCGCGCGTGGGACGTGCAGGGCCTTCCGTGGGAATCGTGGTTTCCTTTTATGAGGTCGTCAAGTATTTTCTGCATAGATAG